A region of Arabidopsis thaliana chromosome 5, partial sequence DNA encodes the following proteins:
- a CDS encoding uncharacterized protein (unknown protein; CONTAINS InterPro DOMAIN/s: Protein of unknown function DUF688 (InterPro:IPR007789); BEST Arabidopsis thaliana protein match is: unknown protein (TAIR:AT4G27810.1); Has 1807 Blast hits to 1807 proteins in 277 species: Archae - 0; Bacteria - 0; Metazoa - 736; Fungi - 347; Plants - 385; Viruses - 0; Other Eukaryotes - 339 (source: NCBI BLink).) yields MVFVNDHQDRFCSSTRKQLPLFSYPMNNIAYETTPGLATPPVNIAGSVPFLWEEAPGKPRRVKKPARLNQKGVVRSLELPPRLVLPGESTTVNEPSPTTVLDGPYDLRRRSLSLPRSAAVIRKLRGVPAPAPEKEERLVGGSSRWGSFGNCKEVSEGIFDFSRFRDDGYDCRRDWAGGGGVGNFAGDAKVKLYRIIKKGSFFNLSHTTKSDFWLKMQARVYEGFKQVIPWKRKQENLERTNSSIV; encoded by the exons atggtttttgttAATGATCATCAAGATCGGTTCTGTTCTTCTACACGTAAGcagcttcctctgttttcatatCCAATGAATAACATTGCATATGAAACTACTCCGGGATTAGCTACACCTCCGGTTAACATCGCTGGATCTGTTCCTTTTCTTTGGGAAGAAGCTCCGGGAAAGCCTCGTCGTGTTAAAAAACCGGCGAGGTTGAATCAGAAAGGTGTCGTGAGAAGTCTTGAGCTTCCTCCGAGGTTAGTTTTACCCGGAGAATCAACGACGGTGAATGAGCCTTCTCCGACTACTGTTCTTGATGGTCCTTACGATTTACGTCGTCGTTCACTGTCGCTTCCGAGATCAGCGGCTGTTATTAGGAAGTTGAGAGGAGTTCCGGCGCCGGCGccggagaaagaagagagattggtTGGTGGGTCTAGTAGATGGGGAAGTTTTGGGAATTGTAAAGAGGTGTCTGAGGGTATTTTCGACTTTTCACGTTTTAGAGATGACGGTTATGATTGCCGGCGGGATTGGGCCGGTGGAGGAGGAGTTGGTAACTTCGCCGGAGACGCAAAAGTGAAACTTTATAGGATTATAAAGAAAGGAAGCTTTTTTAATCTCTCTCATACAACAAAGTCAGATTTTTGG TTAAAAATGCAGGCAAGGGTTTACGAAGGGTTTAAGCAAGTGATTCCATGGAAGCGTAAGCAAGAGAATCTGGAAAGAACAAACTCTTCCATTGTTTAA
- a CDS encoding uncharacterized protein (unknown protein; CONTAINS InterPro DOMAIN/s: Protein of unknown function DUF688 (InterPro:IPR007789); BEST Arabidopsis thaliana protein match is: unknown protein (TAIR:AT4G27810.1); Has 35333 Blast hits to 34131 proteins in 2444 species: Archae - 798; Bacteria - 22429; Metazoa - 974; Fungi - 991; Plants - 531; Viruses - 0; Other Eukaryotes - 9610 (source: NCBI BLink).) produces MVFVNDHQDRFCSSTRKQLPLFSYPMNNIAYETTPGLATPPVNIAGSVPFLWEEAPGKPRRVKKPARLNQKGVVRSLELPPRLVLPGESTTVNEPSPTTVLDGPYDLRRRSLSLPRSAAVIRKLRGVPAPAPEKEERLVGGSSRWGSFGNCKEVSEGIFDFSRFRDDGYDCRRDWAGGGGVGNFAGDAKVKLYRIIKKGSFFNLSHTTKSDFWVSFYQKFHTFS; encoded by the coding sequence atggtttttgttAATGATCATCAAGATCGGTTCTGTTCTTCTACACGTAAGcagcttcctctgttttcatatCCAATGAATAACATTGCATATGAAACTACTCCGGGATTAGCTACACCTCCGGTTAACATCGCTGGATCTGTTCCTTTTCTTTGGGAAGAAGCTCCGGGAAAGCCTCGTCGTGTTAAAAAACCGGCGAGGTTGAATCAGAAAGGTGTCGTGAGAAGTCTTGAGCTTCCTCCGAGGTTAGTTTTACCCGGAGAATCAACGACGGTGAATGAGCCTTCTCCGACTACTGTTCTTGATGGTCCTTACGATTTACGTCGTCGTTCACTGTCGCTTCCGAGATCAGCGGCTGTTATTAGGAAGTTGAGAGGAGTTCCGGCGCCGGCGccggagaaagaagagagattggtTGGTGGGTCTAGTAGATGGGGAAGTTTTGGGAATTGTAAAGAGGTGTCTGAGGGTATTTTCGACTTTTCACGTTTTAGAGATGACGGTTATGATTGCCGGCGGGATTGGGCCGGTGGAGGAGGAGTTGGTAACTTCGCCGGAGACGCAAAAGTGAAACTTTATAGGATTATAAAGAAAGGAAGCTTTTTTAATCTCTCTCATACAACAAAGTCAGATTTTTGGGTAagtttttatcaaaagtttcatactttttcctaa